The Haloarcula sp. CBA1127 genomic interval AGTGGATATGGACTCACCAACGCTGCCGACGATCAAAAAGTGGATATCGAGTCCTCGCTCGGCCGCCTCCGTGGCAATCCGAATCAGTTCGTGCGCTGCCTCGCGGTTCGGGCCGTAATCCGTTCCAATAAACAGCCCGATCATGTCTGTGCTGATGTCGTGTTCCTCGTAAACTGTTCCCGACGACTCCCGCTGTGATCCCCCACTCGATAACGCTTCTCTGCTGACGCCGTTCGGGGAGACAATATAGTTCGTCTTCACGCCGTATCGGCGGCGGTATTCGCTAACATCGCGCTCGGACGTACAGACAACTGCTGTGGCCCGTTCGAGTGCCGTCCGTTCGATCATTGAGACCCGACTGGTAAACCGGTCTCCGATGAAGCCGCTACTGGTTGATTCGAACCGTTCCTGTTCGACGTTGTGACTCGAATACACGACCGGGGTGCCGCCTGCCAGGGATGTGACGGCTGGTACCTGCCACGGAAGTTCGACGAGTATGACATCGGCCCAGTCGATTCGCCGCTGGAAAACTGTAGGCTTCAGCAAGCGGAGCGACGCCCCCAAAAAAACGTTCGGCAATCCAAACAGTTCGGGGAGTCGGGTGAGATCGAATATCGGATGCAGATGCTGCAACTCTTGATACTTCTCCTCGATCGAGATCGTCTGCTGTAGACTGCCGCGGAAGTAGTTTTGGAGGTGTCCGCCCTGACAGTATCGAAACACGGCATCTCCATGGGTGGGAAACGACGTGACGAGCCCATGGCTCCTGTGCTGGCCGCCGTCAGACGGTGGATAGACGTTTGTTGGTGTGATCTGGAGGACGTTCACGACTTGAGTAGGGCGTAATTCGGGCGCCGTCTGGCAATGACTGTTGTGCTTGTCACTACGATTGCAGTGGTGTCGCGGCGGTCACCTCATCTACGGTTTCATGTGCCTGCTGGACGATGTCTTTGATCCAAATATACTCGTAGGTACTTACTCGACCGAGATTGAACATATTCTCATACGCGTTCAGTTGGCCGTTCATCTCGTTGAACGTCTCGATCTCTGATTCGACGGGGAGCGGATAGGCCCGCGGCGCACGCCGCACCTTTGCGTCTTTCACCGTGGCCTCAACGCCCTGTTCGTTGAGGAACGAGAGCAGGGACTCTTCGAACCACTCTGTAGAGCGACCCCAGATATCCTCATCGATGAAACATGGGAATTCGACGGTCAAAATGTACTCGCCGTCCGGGATGTCCTGCGGCGTGAAATCGTAGTCAGTAATACGGGTAAACTCGTAGTCGTTCGGGAAATACCCCCAACTCACGTGTTCGGGGAACAGTCTCTCAGAGGCTTCGATGTGGGCACCCAGTATTGCCATACTCCGATACTGTAAGGATTCGTCAGCATCTACCAGCAAGCTTGGATCGATCGTACTGACGAATATGTCACTAGAGATCACATCCCCACTCTCGGTCGTGACACCTTCGATTTCAGCTCCGGCCGTCTCGAATCCGGTTGCCCCGTCGTAAATGACATCACAATCCGCAACCATCTCCTTGAGGACTGTCGAATACTTCTTCTGTGGATACTTCGCGGCTCCATCGAAAAACGAATCCTCAGTGTCGGGAAAACTGATTTTGAAATCGAACCAGTCGCCGGTAATGCGGGTAGGGTCGATCCCCCAGTGCTTGTTCGTGTAGTTCTTGTAATATCGGTTGTACAGCCGCTCTCCGACCTGCCGACGCATATATGACTCGAAGTAATCGGCGTCAGTTTTCCCCTCCGCGGCCGCTAACTCTTCTTCGATCTCTTCGGCGTCGTCCCAGAGCGATATATTCGACCGTGTGACGGGGTAATTGTGTGGTTCGTCTATCGTTCCTGTTGGATATGTTTTCGCATAGAACGTATGGTCGTCTAGGTCGGTAAATCGCCGAAACAGGTCACCCACAATGGCCTCTTCCTCGGAGTCATAAAAGAGAAGATGTGGTGCAGAGTCACAGTGATACCCTGAATCAAATTCAATCTCTCTGAGAAGCCCACCGATTTCTCCCTTCTCGAGAACCGTCACGTCATACCCGCGTTCGCTGAGAAGGTACCCAGTTGTACACCCAGCCACGCCCGCACCAATCACTGTTACAGTCGTCATAGTATTCGGTGGGGTGACATATTCATCCCGGATATATCAATTTACGGGACAGAACGGGGTTATCAGATCCACGCTCTGCGCAAACTGCCAGAATACATCTTATCAAATATCTGCTGGGCCAGATTCGGACTGCGGGCACCTGCCGGCGGAGGCGTCGTTCACCACCGCTGCTGAACCGTACACGCAGCTTAAATCCCCGCGACTCCAGTCTATCGCGACAGTTGTGAGTTTGCCTCCGCGTAGCGGAATACTATCGGGGGTCGTGACCGTCCTGAGTGACCACTGCAACCTGTTTACCCCCGATACCGTCGGTCCATTGCCGTTTCGAAACGCAGTCGGACTCGTCTTGTAAACTATAAAATACAATATACTTACATTACCGAGTATCATTACATCGGATACAATGGGTGCTCCGTACGTCGTCTCCGCTGTTGTTACATGGAATAATTACGATGACACGCGCGCCTGTCTGGATTCACTGCTCACGCTGGACTACCCGAACCACGACATTGTGCTCGTAGACAACGGGTCTACAGACGGTTCGGCAGACCGACTGGAAACCGAGTACGAATCAGTTGAGTTGATTAGAACCGGTGAAAACCTTGGCTACGCGGGCGGAATGAACGTCGGTACGCGCAAGGCCCTCGAACTTGGTGCTGCGTATGTCTGGCAACTGAACAACGATGTCGTCATCCCGGACGAGTCGCTCCTGTCTGACCTCGTCGAGACAATGCAATCGAACTCGGACATCGGTATGCTCACACCGCTAGTCACAGAGTACCCCGATACCGACACTGTCTGGTTCCAGAAGGGAATGATTGATTGGAAAACGGGAAACACTGACCACGTTGACGCTACACCTAGCGGTTCGGACGGACTCATTTACAACGATTACATCCCGAACTGTAGCTTGCTCTTCCCGGCACATGTACTGGACGAGGTTGGACTGCTCCCTGAAGACTACTTTCTCTACTACGACGATGTCGAACACG includes:
- a CDS encoding NAD(P)/FAD-dependent oxidoreductase, whose translation is MTTVTVIGAGVAGCTTGYLLSERGYDVTVLEKGEIGGLLREIEFDSGYHCDSAPHLLFYDSEEEAIVGDLFRRFTDLDDHTFYAKTYPTGTIDEPHNYPVTRSNISLWDDAEEIEEELAAAEGKTDADYFESYMRRQVGERLYNRYYKNYTNKHWGIDPTRITGDWFDFKISFPDTEDSFFDGAAKYPQKKYSTVLKEMVADCDVIYDGATGFETAGAEIEGVTTESGDVISSDIFVSTIDPSLLVDADESLQYRSMAILGAHIEASERLFPEHVSWGYFPNDYEFTRITDYDFTPQDIPDGEYILTVEFPCFIDEDIWGRSTEWFEESLLSFLNEQGVEATVKDAKVRRAPRAYPLPVESEIETFNEMNGQLNAYENMFNLGRVSTYEYIWIKDIVQQAHETVDEVTAATPLQS
- a CDS encoding glycosyltransferase family 2 protein, whose translation is MGAPYVVSAVVTWNNYDDTRACLDSLLTLDYPNHDIVLVDNGSTDGSADRLETEYESVELIRTGENLGYAGGMNVGTRKALELGAAYVWQLNNDVVIPDESLLSDLVETMQSNSDIGMLTPLVTEYPDTDTVWFQKGMIDWKTGNTDHVDATPSGSDGLIYNDYIPNCSLLFPAHVLDEVGLLPEDYFLYYDDVEHAVRIQDAGYELVTDTTSRIYHKESKSSRGELGPMYSYYRSRNMVLFREKFRERISDLFLLYLFAWMVEQVGIRVYYGELTGVRGLAEGLLDGLTRESGKGKYP
- a CDS encoding glycosyltransferase family 4 protein, with amino-acid sequence MFRYCQGGHLQNYFRGSLQQTISIEEKYQELQHLHPIFDLTRLPELFGLPNVFLGASLRLLKPTVFQRRIDWADVILVELPWQVPAVTSLAGGTPVVYSSHNVEQERFESTSSGFIGDRFTSRVSMIERTALERATAVVCTSERDVSEYRRRYGVKTNYIVSPNGVSREALSSGGSQRESSGTVYEEHDISTDMIGLFIGTDYGPNREAAHELIRIATEAAERGLDIHFLIVGSVGESISTDRDNVTCTGFVSDLDPYFAAADIGLNPIESGSGTNIKLLEYLAKGLPVVTTAFGRRGFQIAHEQESLVVPVTEFTDAIARLVSDRALRQQLAANGREYVRETHLWEQISTELRAQLSTVITEGS